Proteins encoded in a region of the Haloglomus salinum genome:
- a CDS encoding DUF58 domain-containing protein, producing the protein MNLARGVTAGAGVTAVLVGLLLLTTPPLTVGLDTSEAVVSALGVVVSVVGVGALARRASSGTRRASPSDASNRQPVAATDHAAGAGAAFDRQLRSRSAATRDRLEATAVDVLTRLRDLDPETAREQLRSGDWTDSRAAAAFFAPGVVDRTLRRPTWLGGEPAVVGQARAVVDELSRITHEETRNDHHDQELADPSSGTGTGPTPETRHEEPDPTVVAALPDGATSTGRWTGVGALTLVTVGVSVFTRRPALLVPAAIGVGMVAYAAYGRAGTPREASLLVERSLSTDDPDRGDPVRVTVTVRNEGDRILPDIRLVDGVPEALAVTAGAPGTVTTLRPDESTRFTYTVTAEYGAHEFDTPVVTIRDATGERERHIEPTVRDETLTCRPRLADPPGVPLRAETTGHVGPVAADDGGSGLAFHAVRDHRPGDPLSLIDWKRFARTGNLATIEFQQERRTDVVLAVDGREAAAVAPGASTRSARHRAIEAADVLATALLDAGSRVGVSAVSPTPAWLEPGSGTDHQTQLRELLATDPAFTTSDGSPFVRSTYLARLRRRLPSGTQVVLCSPLADGTPVELARELEACGVPVTVLSPDPTGSTTAGARLAGVERQLRMATLRHQGVPVIDWTPDTPLPLALARTRDLPVVVS; encoded by the coding sequence ATGAACCTCGCCCGGGGGGTTACGGCGGGGGCTGGCGTCACGGCGGTACTGGTCGGGCTCCTCCTCCTGACGACCCCACCGCTGACGGTGGGGCTGGACACCAGCGAGGCCGTCGTGTCGGCGCTGGGCGTGGTCGTCTCCGTCGTCGGCGTCGGCGCGCTCGCCCGCCGGGCTTCCAGCGGGACGCGACGGGCGAGTCCGAGCGACGCGTCGAACCGACAGCCCGTGGCGGCCACGGACCACGCCGCCGGCGCAGGCGCCGCGTTCGACCGACAGCTCCGCTCGCGCTCGGCGGCGACCCGCGACCGGCTGGAGGCGACGGCGGTCGATGTCCTGACCAGGCTCCGGGACCTCGACCCCGAAACCGCCAGAGAGCAGCTCCGCTCCGGTGACTGGACCGACAGCCGCGCCGCAGCCGCCTTCTTCGCGCCGGGTGTCGTCGACCGGACGCTCCGGCGGCCGACCTGGCTCGGTGGCGAGCCCGCGGTCGTCGGGCAGGCCCGGGCGGTCGTCGACGAACTCTCGCGGATCACCCACGAGGAGACCCGGAACGACCATCACGACCAGGAACTGGCGGACCCATCGAGCGGAACCGGGACAGGACCGACCCCGGAGACGCGCCACGAGGAGCCGGACCCGACCGTCGTGGCGGCGCTACCGGACGGGGCCACGTCGACGGGGCGCTGGACCGGCGTCGGCGCACTGACGCTCGTCACCGTCGGTGTCTCCGTCTTCACGCGGCGGCCGGCGCTGCTGGTGCCCGCGGCCATCGGCGTCGGGATGGTCGCATACGCCGCGTACGGCCGTGCGGGCACGCCGAGAGAGGCATCGCTGCTGGTGGAGCGGTCGCTGAGCACCGACGACCCCGACCGGGGCGACCCCGTCCGGGTCACCGTCACCGTGCGCAACGAGGGGGACCGGATACTTCCCGACATCCGCCTCGTCGACGGCGTCCCGGAGGCACTCGCTGTGACCGCCGGGGCGCCGGGGACGGTGACGACGCTCCGCCCGGACGAGTCGACCCGGTTCACGTACACCGTGACCGCGGAGTACGGGGCTCACGAGTTCGATACGCCGGTCGTCACCATCCGGGACGCGACGGGCGAACGCGAGCGGCACATCGAACCGACGGTCCGTGACGAGACCCTGACCTGTCGGCCGCGACTGGCGGACCCGCCGGGCGTGCCGCTCCGCGCGGAGACGACCGGGCACGTGGGGCCGGTCGCGGCCGACGACGGCGGGAGCGGGCTGGCCTTCCACGCGGTCCGGGACCATCGTCCCGGCGACCCGCTCTCGCTGATCGACTGGAAGCGCTTCGCCCGGACCGGGAACCTCGCAACCATCGAGTTCCAGCAGGAGCGCCGGACGGACGTGGTGCTGGCGGTCGACGGACGCGAGGCCGCCGCGGTGGCACCCGGCGCGAGCACCCGGAGCGCGCGCCACCGGGCGATCGAGGCCGCGGACGTGCTGGCGACGGCCCTGCTCGACGCCGGGAGCCGGGTCGGTGTCAGCGCCGTCTCGCCGACGCCCGCCTGGCTCGAACCGGGCAGCGGGACCGACCATCAGACCCAGCTCCGCGAGCTGCTGGCGACCGATCCGGCGTTCACCACCTCGGACGGATCGCCGTTCGTCCGGTCGACGTACCTGGCCAGGCTGCGCCGGCGCCTGCCGAGCGGGACCCAGGTGGTTCTGTGCTCGCCGCTGGCCGACGGGACGCCGGTCGAACTCGCGCGCGAACTCGAGGCGTGCGGCGTTCCGGTCACCGTCCTCAGCCCCGACCCGACCGGGTCGACGACAGCCGGTGCACGGCTCGCTGGCGTCGAGCGCCAGCTCCGGATGGCCACGCTCCGACACCAGGGCGTGCCGGTCATCGACTGGACGCCGGACACGCCGCTCCCACTCGCGCTGGCACGGACCCGGGACCTCCCGGTGGTGGTGTCATGA
- a CDS encoding DUF4129 domain-containing protein has product MRGVDKVAAMNGRQLRIMVVAAVAVGSLSLSGAIFPSAIGAQTQSVSSGTFVEGNTTLEDPPGPTGLNLSSTPWLQAYYQFFEPPNGTENESVASGREPGGGTDLLPILAAVGTAVTALTGVGAMVWVRWLWRAPDGFEERPDTGGREASPTAEPPVPPGDLDPSNEVYQAWCEMVRRLEVSRPHVMTPRELARTAVEQGFEREPVESLTQAFEQVRYGEADPSADRTFRARVALEELAREGDA; this is encoded by the coding sequence ATGCGGGGCGTTGACAAGGTCGCCGCGATGAACGGGAGACAGCTGCGTATCATGGTCGTTGCAGCCGTAGCCGTCGGGTCCCTCAGTCTCAGCGGTGCCATCTTCCCGTCGGCCATCGGTGCGCAGACCCAGTCGGTGAGCTCGGGGACGTTCGTCGAGGGGAACACGACCCTCGAGGACCCGCCCGGGCCGACTGGGTTGAACCTGTCCAGCACTCCGTGGCTCCAGGCGTACTACCAGTTCTTCGAGCCGCCGAACGGGACGGAGAACGAATCGGTCGCCAGCGGGCGCGAGCCCGGCGGCGGGACGGACCTACTCCCGATACTGGCCGCCGTGGGGACGGCCGTCACCGCCCTGACGGGCGTCGGGGCGATGGTCTGGGTGCGGTGGCTCTGGCGCGCCCCCGATGGATTCGAGGAGCGGCCGGATACCGGCGGCAGGGAGGCGTCCCCGACAGCGGAGCCGCCGGTGCCACCCGGTGACCTCGACCCATCGAACGAGGTGTACCAGGCCTGGTGCGAGATGGTCCGGCGTCTCGAGGTGAGCCGACCGCACGTGATGACCCCCCGAGAACTCGCCCGAACGGCCGTCGAGCAGGGCTTCGAGCGGGAGCCCGTGGAGTCACTGACCCAGGCGTTCGAGCAGGTCCGCTACGGCGAGGCCGACCCGTCGGCCGACAGGACGTTCCGAGCCCGGGTCGCTCTCGAAGAGCTCGCCCGGGAGGGGGACGCATGA
- a CDS encoding helix-turn-helix domain-containing protein — protein MRAASVTLSPPDHGFNGVDRTLREVESVSRQKLLYVDVFSDDTCLLVYLLSGDRPGRLRQALDGQGSVIRSRLQAQRNFHTLYAHVDAGQLLTDVVRTIERHALVYKRPLLFKDEQVAVTLGGAPESLRKALDDMPASVAVTVDRVGDYEPGVHSVLSMLTDRQREALRAAVAAGYYDTPRQLTCAELGAELDCAPSTANDLIRQAERTVMAALWV, from the coding sequence ATGAGAGCCGCATCAGTCACGTTGTCGCCCCCGGACCACGGATTCAATGGGGTGGACAGAACGCTTCGGGAGGTCGAGTCCGTGTCGCGCCAGAAGCTCCTGTACGTCGATGTCTTCAGCGACGACACCTGCCTGCTCGTCTACCTGCTGTCCGGGGACCGGCCTGGGCGGCTCCGGCAGGCGCTCGACGGCCAGGGGTCCGTCATCAGGAGTCGCCTACAGGCCCAGCGGAACTTCCACACGCTCTACGCGCACGTCGACGCCGGGCAGCTCCTGACCGATGTCGTCCGCACCATCGAACGGCACGCGCTCGTGTACAAGCGGCCGCTTCTGTTCAAGGACGAACAGGTCGCTGTTACCCTCGGCGGCGCACCGGAGTCGCTCCGGAAGGCACTCGACGACATGCCGGCGAGTGTCGCTGTCACCGTCGACAGGGTCGGCGACTACGAGCCTGGCGTGCACAGTGTCCTCTCGATGCTGACCGACCGACAGCGCGAAGCCCTCCGGGCCGCGGTCGCGGCGGGCTACTACGATACCCCTCGGCAGTTGACCTGTGCGGAACTCGGTGCAGAACTGGACTGTGCCCCCAGCACCGCAAACGACCTGATCCGGCAGGCCGAGCGGACTGTGATGGCTGCGCTCTGGGTGTGA
- a CDS encoding helix-turn-helix domain-containing protein, whose product MGKLDDISTGDLQAELQRADDPKGVLRLMLAIAYRDGVDVTTLSDRYDIPESTIYYWLDRFEERPLEEALSDGSSPGRPPKLSAAQRATLERWLQQSPREQDLDAKVWTPELVRRLIATEFGVDYSLGHVRRLLREEYEI is encoded by the coding sequence ATGGGCAAGCTCGACGATATCTCGACGGGTGACCTCCAGGCGGAACTACAGCGAGCGGACGACCCGAAGGGGGTGCTCCGTCTGATGCTCGCTATCGCGTACAGGGATGGGGTCGACGTAACGACCCTGAGCGACCGGTACGACATCCCGGAGTCGACCATCTACTACTGGCTCGACCGGTTCGAGGAACGGCCACTCGAGGAGGCCCTGTCCGACGGCTCGTCGCCGGGACGGCCGCCGAAGCTGTCGGCAGCGCAGCGAGCCACGTTGGAACGCTGGCTCCAGCAATCACCCAGAGAGCAGGACCTGGACGCGAAGGTGTGGACCCCGGAGCTGGTACGGCGACTCATCGCGACGGAGTTCGGGGTCGACTACTCCCTCGGCCACGTCCGGCGACTTCTCCGCGAGGAGTACGAGATATAA
- a CDS encoding DUF7511 domain-containing protein has protein sequence MSEHTTDGEGDRTANAADATDRPLLVAELVLTRHRPTECTIYPFAADDLERTTAWIAAEEGSFVSVEEME, from the coding sequence ATGTCAGAACACACTACCGACGGGGAAGGAGACCGCACGGCGAACGCAGCGGACGCCACGGACCGGCCGCTGTTAGTGGCCGAACTCGTGCTGACACGGCACCGGCCGACCGAGTGTACCATCTACCCCTTCGCCGCGGACGACCTCGAGCGGACGACGGCCTGGATCGCCGCCGAGGAAGGGTCGTTCGTCTCCGTCGAGGAGATGGAGTGA
- a CDS encoding CBS domain-containing protein, producing MDIADIVSQEFVEFDPEARVSKLAGAFDDPAVKGVVVRGDRFEGVVTRRQLATSQHQPDEKVGSLVWHVPRLAPDEDIRKVAQLMLDADAQVLPVFEGEDLVGVVTVDGVLEAVLPHLDAVTVGEVCTDSLVSVAPDATFGDALNTLREHRVSHLPVVEDDTPVGILSLYDVTGLTVRATQQSQGGEGGGTDPFGGELSAGSGRATGGFGAREGESQRVLDLPVRDVMVSPVRTTEPSATVADAVEEMFEFSGSSLVVEADGEPDGIITKTDVLDALTWEVEGNRPVQVYGSSLLDDASYEDVVALIDGFDDRDGGMSVLDAKVHLHEHDETHRGTPLLLARVRLHTDRGLYLGSGEGYGASQALNEAREVLERQIRDRKTRGKSKKPPSEAYWEKRFGWMLEG from the coding sequence ATGGACATCGCAGACATCGTTTCACAGGAGTTCGTCGAGTTCGACCCCGAGGCGCGGGTCTCGAAACTGGCCGGCGCGTTCGACGACCCCGCGGTCAAGGGGGTCGTAGTCCGCGGGGACCGATTCGAGGGAGTCGTCACCCGACGACAGCTCGCCACCTCGCAGCACCAGCCGGACGAGAAGGTCGGCTCGCTGGTCTGGCACGTGCCACGACTGGCACCCGACGAGGACATCCGGAAGGTCGCACAGCTGATGCTGGATGCGGACGCGCAGGTGCTGCCCGTCTTCGAGGGCGAGGACCTCGTCGGCGTCGTCACCGTCGACGGCGTGCTGGAGGCCGTCCTGCCACACCTCGACGCTGTGACGGTTGGGGAGGTCTGCACCGACAGCCTCGTCTCGGTGGCGCCGGACGCGACGTTCGGCGACGCGCTCAACACGCTCCGGGAGCACCGCGTCTCGCACCTCCCGGTCGTCGAGGACGACACGCCGGTCGGCATCCTCAGCCTGTACGACGTGACGGGGCTGACCGTCCGGGCGACCCAGCAGAGTCAGGGCGGCGAGGGCGGCGGCACGGACCCGTTCGGCGGGGAGCTGTCGGCCGGGAGCGGCCGCGCCACGGGCGGCTTCGGGGCCCGCGAGGGCGAGTCCCAGCGGGTCCTCGACCTGCCGGTCCGGGACGTGATGGTCTCGCCGGTGCGGACCACCGAGCCGTCGGCGACGGTGGCCGACGCCGTCGAGGAGATGTTCGAGTTCAGCGGCTCCTCGCTGGTCGTCGAGGCCGACGGGGAACCCGACGGCATCATCACCAAGACCGACGTCCTCGACGCGCTCACCTGGGAGGTCGAGGGCAACCGACCGGTCCAGGTGTACGGCAGCAGCCTGCTCGACGACGCCTCCTACGAGGATGTCGTCGCCCTCATCGACGGGTTCGACGACCGCGACGGCGGGATGTCCGTCCTCGACGCGAAGGTCCACCTCCACGAGCACGACGAGACACACCGGGGAACACCGCTCCTGCTCGCCCGCGTCCGCCTCCACACCGACCGGGGACTCTATCTCGGCTCCGGCGAAGGCTACGGCGCGAGCCAGGCGCTCAACGAGGCTCGCGAGGTGCTCGAACGACAGATCCGGGACCGGAAGACCCGCGGGAAGAGCAAGAAACCGCCCAGCGAGGCGTACTGGGAGAAACGCTTCGGCTGGATGCTCGAAGGCTGA